Proteins encoded within one genomic window of Diceros bicornis minor isolate mBicDic1 chromosome X, mDicBic1.mat.cur, whole genome shotgun sequence:
- the LOC131400334 gene encoding proline-rich proteoglycan 2-like: MRETLSNLELKALDHSLDPGHVNPHFSANEHRARDDGTGPLLTRPSSASRHWPTGFFPALSTATSGTVLGGCSSGRPPALPVARPPQALLKTVSPLSPFSLSPPPPPAQQARLPTASPQRQSPQRPPSSPRSLRQPDRCSGPGTDRGVPSAMSAPEERDPAQGGQDRADGGADCDPRLVGVPVVPAEGSDPIVSVAAFLVSQTVTRALQEIGGGEEATQPTVEEDGDIWSAEQEEDMEAGREEEEDQDYEGEEEEDEDEPGDHAEEFEDVERHG; the protein is encoded by the coding sequence ATGAGGGAGACTCTGAGCAATCTAGAACTAAAGGCCCTTGATCACTCATTGGACCCTGGGCATGTCAATCCTCACTTCTCAGCAAATGAGCATAGAGCTCGCGATGACGGAACTGGCCCTTTGTTGACCCGTCCAAGCTCCGCCTCCCGTCACTGGCCCACCGGATTCTTTCCCGCCTTGTCAACGGCCACCTCAGGGACAGTCTTGGGGGGCTGCTCCTCTGGCCGCCCTCCTGCCCTTCCTGTCGCGCGGCCTCCACAGGCACTTTTGAAGACTGTGTCCCCTCTGTCGCCATTTTCTCTGTCGCCCCCACCGCCCCCTGCCCAGCAGGCCCGGCTGCCAACAGCCTCCCCTCAGAGGCAGTCCCCTCAGCGGCCGCCATCTTCGCCGCGGTCGTTGCGGCAACCCGATCGCTGCTCAGGTCCAGGCACGGACCGGGGCGTCCCTTCTGCCATGTCTGCCCCAGAAGAGCGAGATCCAGCCCAAGGCGGCCAGGATCGAGCTGACGGCGGGGCGGACTGCGACCCCAGACTCGTCGGGGTCCCGGTGGTTCCTGCAGAAGGATCAGATCCAATTGTGAGTGTCGCAGCCTTTCTGGTTTCCCAGACGGTCACACGAGCCCTGCAGGAGATagggggtggggaagaggccACCCAGCCCACAGTCGAGGAGGATGGAGACATCTGGTCAGCAGAGCAGGAGGAGGACATGGAGGCGGGacgggaggaggaagaggaccaGGACTACGAAggcgaggaggaggaagatgaggatgAACCGGGAGACCACGCTGAGGAG